A window of Mucilaginibacter robiniae genomic DNA:
TGATAACCTTTCGGACTGAGCATCACCTCCAGCAAATGCATGGCGGCCTTTCGCTGACTGGCGTTCAGGCTGCCCAGTTGCAAGCCTGGTCGCAGCACGTCACTAACTGGATAGTTCGACCATACCGCCTGCCCATACTGTTCGCCTACAAAGCCCTCTGCAGGTCCCATGCCTTTACCGGGACCACCTGGGCCGGGGCCCTGACCCGGCTTGTCACCTGGCTGGGGTGGATGTCCGCCGGGGCCACCGCCTGGTCTGTTGCCCGGACCGGGTTGACCCTCATGCTGCTGGTGACTCGAGGTGTTTACCCGTGCGTAATCTTCTGGTGCGAAAGGAACTACTTCATTTTCACCCGATCTTTTGAACCGGGCTACTGTAGCTGCTTTCTGGGCAGTAAAGGAGAACTGTACCTTCGCCAACTGTTCAACATTCAGCGCGTGCAGAAAGGTATTGGCAGCAGTCACAATCGCCTGTGTCTGGCTGATAGCGGTAGGTGTAGCCATGGTATTAGGCGCAGCATGGGTGTAATTATGATGCCAATGAAAAGCAGCAAGCATCGACGTTAAACCCAAAGACAGCAGTATAATCGGGTTACCTTTATTCATGGTGAGTGTTTATGGTGAAGTTAATAAATGATATTCCTGTTTACTGTAGTTGATAACCCGAACTTAGATTGATCTGCTTTGCCATCATCTGCCACTACTTGTTCTGTGACTAGTCAACTGCTTACAAAGATATTTATAAAAGCATTGAAGTTTCAACTGGTTGTCGATGAGTTTTGCCTATTGGTCTATTGTCACCTTTCGTCTCCACGACTTTCTGTTTCTTTGCAAAAAGAATTTAAAAAGATGAAAACCTTGTATTTAAGTAGCCTTCTGATGACGATGATGATAGGTAAAGGCTTTAGCTTAAACTCAGATCATGCTGCACATATCAAATGTATCACCGCGATTACTGAAGTTTTCGGCGAAGGGCAAAAAGTGACCGCCGCTGCGATTGAGTTTGATGAACCAATTAAGAATACCAGTCTTTCTGCTGCCGGTTTCTCCGTGGAGGGCAGAACAATCACCCGTATCTATGCAAATACTATTGCAGCAAAGGCGGCTAAAGGCAAAGATGGCCGTTATGTCATGATCGAGCTTTCACCAGCGGATGCCAGCGCCGCTACCTACGTGTCCGGCGGACACACTTCACTGTTAAGAAAAGCAATCATCACAGCAAAGCAACTGCGTCCGGTTGAAGCTGCCAATGGCGAACAATACATACCATCCGGTGCACCGGTACAAAGCAATCAACAAATCAATTTGGTGGTAGACGACTTCAGTCAGTTGGCGTTTAAAGATCCTAAAACAGGAAGAACCCTAAATTATAATCTGTTTATTCCTAAAAATTATGACGCTAGAAAGGCTTACCCCTTAGTGCTGTTTATGCATGATGCCGGTGAGGTAGGTGCCGAGGTTAAAGCGCCGCTGGTACAGGGACTTGGCGCCGTAATCTGGGCGACGCCCTCAGAACAGGCCAAACATGAAGCGTTTGTATTGGCACCTCAGTACAGCAGTGTTGTAGTGAATGACCAGTCTGAAGCAACTGAAGATTTGGATGTGACGGTAAACCTTTTGCATGAACTGACAGGTCGATACAGCATTGATAAAGACAGGCTGTATACCACCGGACAATCAATGGGCTGTATGATGTCTATTGCTATGGATATCAAGTATCCTGAATTGTTTGCCGCCTCGTTTCTGGTGGCCGGCCAATGGGATCCTGCCAAAGTTGGGCTGATGGCAAATGACCACTTGTGGATTGTGGTTTCGCAGGGTGATACTAAAGCTTTTCCGGGTATGAATGCCATTACCGCAGCTTTAGAAGAAAAAGGTGCAAAGGTGAGCCGGGCCACCTGGAGCGGCAGAGCCACAGCAAATGAGTTTGCAGCAGATGTGAAAGCTATGGAAGCCCAAGGCACATCTATTAACTATGCAGCGCTACAGAATGGAACAGTGATACCTGCCGGGGTAACCGACAACGGTGGAGGCAATCACCGCGGTACCTGGCGGATTGCCTATACAATAGAAGGTATCAGAGACTGGCTGTTCAGGCAGCGAAAATAAGTGGTAACTGATCAAGTACTTTCACAAGCAGGTTAGCGTATGATTGTTGAATAAATAAGGGTACAACCCTGCCTGTGTTACCTGCACTATCAATTACGGGCTTAGCCATTACGTGGCATATATAATGTGGCATATATAATCATGCCAGCCCCACTAATGCGACTATTGCCCCAATGAAATCGTACTTAGCCGGTTAAAATCCGTCAAGCCCAAACCAGCGCCAGCAGGATGAGAACACCACCGTATGCGGCATAGATTCTGCCGAAGCTGGCCGTTTGAAAGGTAGCCACCACGCCATAAAGCGTGAGCCTTACGCTTTCCAAGGCCCCGTACCAAAGTGGGTTACCTTCTTTTAGCCATTGCCAGATCAGGTAACCGCCGCCTATTCTGAAAAGCCACGCAACGATAAAGAGCAGGCTTGATTTAAAAGCAAGTGTCATCTAAGAAAAGTATCTTGTCCTTTAACAAGTATGGAAAATTAAATCGTCATCTTTAGATTTTCAGCGTATAAATTTAGCTTACTTAACGCCATGAACGAATTAGATCTCCACCCTTCTGCCAATGCGCTGCGGACTACACAAATCGGCATCGTCATCAGCATTGTACTGGTTTTTGTCAAAGCCATTGCCGGGCATATAGGGCATTCTTATGCGTTGATTGCCGATGCCACAGAAACAGGCGCTGATGTGCTGAGCTCCACGCTGTTGTTTTTTGCGCTCCGCATTGCTGTTCGTCCTCCGGATGCCCAGCACCCGTACGGGCATGGCAAGGCAGAACCCATCGCAGCCATCGTTATTTCCCTGTTCTTGATCGGCGCTGCCTTCTGGATTGGTTTCCATGCGATTGAAATGATTGAAACGCCGCACAGCCTGCCCCAAAAATTTACTTTGGCTATTCTGCTGATGGTGATCGTGATTAAGGAGGTAATGTTTCGCTATGTACTTGCCATTGGCAAAAAGCTGAACAGTCAGGCGGTGATCGCAGATGCTTACCATCACCGGAGCGATGCCATCACTTCGATTGCCGCCTTTATCGGTATTATTGTAGCCTTAATTGCGGGTAAAGGGTATGAAGGGGCTGACGACTGGGCTGCACTATTAGCGGCAGTCTTGATCATTTATAATGCCATCGGGATAATACGTCCTGCATTGGGTGAAATTATGGATGCCGCGCCGCCAGCCGAGATCAATGGCCACGTACGGGAACTGGCCGCAGAGGTGAGCGATGTCAAAAGGGTAGAGAAGTGTTTTGTCCGAAAAATGGGATTCGATTATTTTGTCGACCTGCACATTCAGGTAAATGGTCATCTGACCGTGACGCAGGGGCATGAAATTGCCCATCAGGTTAAAGATAAATTATTACATAGCACTCTGAGCATTAAAGATGCATTGATACATGTGGAACCGGCTTAGCTAAAAGAGTTGGCGTCGTGATCAAGCATTCTAATCTTCTATAAGAATGGAAGCACCGAAAACGTAAAGTTTACATAAGGTGCATTGTTGAACTTATTTTTTAGAAAGTAATCGCTTGACTGGGTATTCTGCTGAAAATGACCAGGTGTTCTGTCTTAAAGAGGTCAGGCGTTCCGGCGTAAACTGACCACCCCATTCCGGGGCAAACTGACCAGGGATTCCGGGCGAAACTGACCACCCCTGGAATGCAGCTGATGCGGTAGCAGCCGTCATCTTTGTAGGGTTACAAAACTCTCAAAGTATGGCTAACACTACGATCAGTATGAGTAAGATAAGAAAGATCTTAAGGATGTACACCAACGGGCGCAGCATCATGTCTATAGCAGCCCAGGCAGACGCATCCAGAAACACCGTAAAGAAGTATCTGGCCTCTTTCAAGGAGAGCGGCTTCAGCTTTGATGAAGTCAATGCTTTGAATGATAAAGAGCTGGAAGACTTGTTTGGCAAGGCTAAGGAGCGCTCTCCCAACAGCCGTATGCAAGCCATGCTGCGCTGCTTTCCCAAAGTAGACAAAGAGCTGAAACGTACCGGTGTTACCCGTCAAATGCTTTGGGAGGCTTATCGTAAAGAGTTTCCGGACGGTTACCAGTATAGCCAGTTTTGCTTTTATTATACCCAGTGGCAGGCCCGGGTTAACCCTGTGATGCACATCGACCACAAGGCCGGTGATAAGCTGTATGTGGATTTTGCCGGTCAAAAGCTGAGCATCACAAACCGGGATACCGGGGAGATCATTCCTGTCGAGGTCTTCATCGGCATACTTGGGGCCAGCCAGCTGACCTATGTCGAGGCGGTCATGAGCCAGCAAAAAGAAGACTTCATTTCCGCTTGTGAGCATACCCTGCATTACATTGGCGGCGTGCCGGAGGCCATTGTTCCGGACAATCTGAAAGCTGCCGTCACTAAAAGTAACCGTTACGAACCTACGCTGAATGAAACGTTTGAAGACTTCAGCAATCATTATTGCACGACCATCTTACCTGCCCGGGCATTCCGCCCTCGTGATAAAGCGCTGGTAGAAGGTGCCGTAAGAATCATCTATAGCCGCATTTATGTTCCCCTGCGCAAGAGCGTTTATCATTCCTTGCAAGAGCTGAATGCCGCTATTCATGAACTGCTGGAAGCCCATAATAACCGGCTGATGCAAAGCCGGCCTTACAGCAGAAGGCAGCAATTCGAGGAGGTAGAGCGTGAAACGCTTATGCCTTTACCCGTGTTGCGCTATGAGCTTAAAAAGCAGTTTCATGCCACCGTGATGAAAAACGGGCATGTCAGCCTCGGGCCTGATAAGAACTACTATAGTGTGCCTTACCGCTTCATCGGCAAAAAGATCAAGCTGCTGTATTCCAGCACGACGGTAGAGGCCTTCTATCATTATGAACGCATAGCCATTCACAAGCGTACCAAGGGGCTGCACCGCTACATTACGGATAAAGACCATCTGGCTTCCACCCACCAGTTCGTTGCCGAGTGGAACCCGGAAAAGTTCCTGTCCTGGGCCGCATCGATCCATGAGGATGTGCGCCTTTATATCCAGCATATCCTTAGCCGCAGGCACCATGCAGAGCAGGCTTACCGATCCTGCATCGGTGTGCTGGGCTTTGCCCGTAAAGCCGGGAATGAACGCCTGATCCTGGCCTGCAGAAGAGGCCTGAGTTATGGCATGTACAGTTACAAGACCATACAAATGATCCTGGAAAAGAACCTCGATCAGTACGAAGAAAGCTTATTTGCCAATGAACTTACCATGCCCGAGCATGATAACATCAGAGGCGAAGACTATTACCAGTAAACACGAATCAAGTCATATGAATACAAACACTTTAGACAAACTGCGGAAGATGAAGTTCTTCGGCATGTTCCATGCTTTTCAAAGCAGCCTGGAAACCGGGCAAACAGATCACTACACGGCCGATGAACTCTTGGCCTACCTGGTGGATGCCGAATGGGATGACCGGCATAACCGGCGTATAGAGCGCCAGATCTATCATGCCAAGTTCCGCTACAAAGCGTCCATTGAAGAGGTGAACTACCAGGCAGAGCGGAGCATTGACCGCAACCTGGTCATGCGCCTGGCGGACTGCACCTTCATTGAGCGCAATGAGAATGTGCTCCTGACCGGCAGCACCGGCATTGGCAAAAGCTACATCGCCTCTGCTATTGGTTACCAGGCCTGTATGCAGGGCTATAGGGTATTCTATGCCAGTACACCCAAGCTATTTGCCAAACTCAAGATGGCCAAGGCTGATGGCTCCTACATCAAAGAGATCGCAAAGATTGAACGCCAGCAACTGCTCATACTCGATGACTTTGGCTTGCAGCCTTTTGATGCACAAAACAGGGCTGCCCTGATGGAGATCATTGAAGACCGGCATGGTAAAGCATCCCTGATCATTACCTCACAGCTTCCGGTCAGTAAATGGCATGAGGTCATCGGTGAAAAAACAATAGCTGATGCAATATTAGACCGTATCGTACACAGCGCTCACCGGCTGGATCTCAAGGGTGAATCCATGAGAAAAAAACGCAGGGCTGATGAAAAGGAAATCAGTTACCAATAATAACTTGAGATAGCTAACTTTGTAATAATGCTTCTACAGCATTGGCTGCATCATTCCGCCAGTTCTCAGACTGGTCAGTTTGCCACGGAATAGCCTGGTCAACATCCCCGGAATACCTACCCTGCCGT
This region includes:
- a CDS encoding alpha/beta hydrolase-fold protein, encoding MKTLYLSSLLMTMMIGKGFSLNSDHAAHIKCITAITEVFGEGQKVTAAAIEFDEPIKNTSLSAAGFSVEGRTITRIYANTIAAKAAKGKDGRYVMIELSPADASAATYVSGGHTSLLRKAIITAKQLRPVEAANGEQYIPSGAPVQSNQQINLVVDDFSQLAFKDPKTGRTLNYNLFIPKNYDARKAYPLVLFMHDAGEVGAEVKAPLVQGLGAVIWATPSEQAKHEAFVLAPQYSSVVVNDQSEATEDLDVTVNLLHELTGRYSIDKDRLYTTGQSMGCMMSIAMDIKYPELFAASFLVAGQWDPAKVGLMANDHLWIVVSQGDTKAFPGMNAITAALEEKGAKVSRATWSGRATANEFAADVKAMEAQGTSINYAALQNGTVIPAGVTDNGGGNHRGTWRIAYTIEGIRDWLFRQRK
- a CDS encoding YnfA family protein, producing MTLAFKSSLLFIVAWLFRIGGGYLIWQWLKEGNPLWYGALESVRLTLYGVVATFQTASFGRIYAAYGGVLILLALVWA
- a CDS encoding cation diffusion facilitator family transporter, translated to MNELDLHPSANALRTTQIGIVISIVLVFVKAIAGHIGHSYALIADATETGADVLSSTLLFFALRIAVRPPDAQHPYGHGKAEPIAAIVISLFLIGAAFWIGFHAIEMIETPHSLPQKFTLAILLMVIVIKEVMFRYVLAIGKKLNSQAVIADAYHHRSDAITSIAAFIGIIVALIAGKGYEGADDWAALLAAVLIIYNAIGIIRPALGEIMDAAPPAEINGHVRELAAEVSDVKRVEKCFVRKMGFDYFVDLHIQVNGHLTVTQGHEIAHQVKDKLLHSTLSIKDALIHVEPA
- the istA gene encoding IS21 family transposase, with amino-acid sequence MSKIRKILRMYTNGRSIMSIAAQADASRNTVKKYLASFKESGFSFDEVNALNDKELEDLFGKAKERSPNSRMQAMLRCFPKVDKELKRTGVTRQMLWEAYRKEFPDGYQYSQFCFYYTQWQARVNPVMHIDHKAGDKLYVDFAGQKLSITNRDTGEIIPVEVFIGILGASQLTYVEAVMSQQKEDFISACEHTLHYIGGVPEAIVPDNLKAAVTKSNRYEPTLNETFEDFSNHYCTTILPARAFRPRDKALVEGAVRIIYSRIYVPLRKSVYHSLQELNAAIHELLEAHNNRLMQSRPYSRRQQFEEVERETLMPLPVLRYELKKQFHATVMKNGHVSLGPDKNYYSVPYRFIGKKIKLLYSSTTVEAFYHYERIAIHKRTKGLHRYITDKDHLASTHQFVAEWNPEKFLSWAASIHEDVRLYIQHILSRRHHAEQAYRSCIGVLGFARKAGNERLILACRRGLSYGMYSYKTIQMILEKNLDQYEESLFANELTMPEHDNIRGEDYYQ
- the istB gene encoding IS21-like element helper ATPase IstB, with the translated sequence MNTNTLDKLRKMKFFGMFHAFQSSLETGQTDHYTADELLAYLVDAEWDDRHNRRIERQIYHAKFRYKASIEEVNYQAERSIDRNLVMRLADCTFIERNENVLLTGSTGIGKSYIASAIGYQACMQGYRVFYASTPKLFAKLKMAKADGSYIKEIAKIERQQLLILDDFGLQPFDAQNRAALMEIIEDRHGKASLIITSQLPVSKWHEVIGEKTIADAILDRIVHSAHRLDLKGESMRKKRRADEKEISYQ